From [Clostridium] symbiosum, a single genomic window includes:
- a CDS encoding helix-turn-helix transcriptional regulator: MITYDKLWKTMKEKKITQYRLIKYYGFSAGQIGRLKKNMYVSTHTIETLCSILDCRVEDIFEYRPDDALCGPSPVSSDRDSFTALENSEPKLP, from the coding sequence TTGATTACTTATGATAAATTATGGAAAACCATGAAAGAAAAAAAGATAACTCAATACCGTCTGATTAAGTACTATGGATTCAGCGCCGGGCAGATTGGACGGCTGAAAAAGAATATGTATGTATCCACCCATACAATCGAGACGCTCTGCAGCATTCTGGATTGCAGGGTGGAAGATATATTTGAATACAGGCCGGATGACGCCTTATGTGGGCCGTCCCCCGTGTCTTCTGACCGAGACTCGTTCACGGCTCTGGAAAATTCCGAACCGAAACTGCCTTAG
- the scpB gene encoding SMC-Scp complex subunit ScpB has protein sequence MEQENMVFSEDEAIVEAVLFTMGKSVEVRQIAAALGRDAEAAKDAVMRLKERYEKEQRGMQIIELEDSYQMCTRARYYDNLIQVASAPKKQVLTDVVLETLSIIAYKQPITKLEIEKIRGVKSDHAVNRLIEYNLVYEVGRLDAPGRPALFATTEEFLRRFGVGSTEELPEINPRQVDEFRLEVEEEIGRRNEDAVGTDGGRDGEGRECESSVPGGV, from the coding sequence ATGGAACAGGAAAACATGGTATTTTCGGAAGATGAGGCAATTGTGGAAGCCGTTCTTTTTACAATGGGCAAATCCGTGGAAGTGCGCCAGATAGCCGCGGCCCTCGGCCGTGACGCGGAGGCGGCAAAAGACGCGGTGATGCGCCTGAAAGAGCGGTATGAGAAGGAGCAGAGAGGGATGCAGATCATAGAGCTGGAAGACAGTTACCAGATGTGCACCAGGGCCAGATATTACGATAACCTGATACAGGTGGCCTCCGCCCCGAAGAAGCAGGTCCTGACGGACGTGGTGTTGGAGACGCTTTCCATTATTGCCTATAAGCAGCCGATTACAAAGCTGGAGATAGAAAAAATCAGGGGTGTCAAATCCGACCATGCCGTCAACCGCCTGATCGAGTACAACCTGGTATATGAAGTAGGCCGCCTGGATGCCCCGGGGCGCCCTGCCCTTTTCGCCACAACGGAAGAATTCCTGCGCCGCTTCGGTGTCGGGTCGACGGAGGAACTGCCGGAGATCAATCCGCGGCAGGTGGATGAATTCAGGCTGGAGGTGGAAGAAGAAATCGGGCGGAGAAATGAGGACGCCGTCGGGACGGATGGCGGACGGGATGGTGAGGGGAGAGAGTGTGAGTCTTCAGTCCCGGGCGGAGTTTGA
- a CDS encoding metallophosphoesterase: MVYACVAALAAVAGGLVLRSEYEKKHFVTDHYQITSGKIKGNKREFVFLSDLHNNEFGEKNRKLVEEVDRIRPDAVLIGGDMMVTRGDADLRVILELVRELAARYPVYYANGNHEERMRRERTVYGDLYDRFTGELAEAGAVYLSDQSADFGEDIRITGCNMEEQYYRHRFTIPALPEKELERHAGKADPARFQILMLHSPLFFKNCRQWGADLTLSGHFHGGTIRLPFLGGVMTPQYQFFLPWCAGRFDSGGKTMLVSRGLGTHSINIRLNDRPQLIRITLKPEGVAMKNHL; this comes from the coding sequence ATGGTATATGCCTGTGTGGCGGCCCTGGCGGCCGTTGCCGGAGGACTGGTTCTGCGATCGGAATATGAAAAAAAACATTTTGTCACAGATCACTACCAGATAACTTCGGGAAAAATAAAAGGAAATAAACGGGAATTTGTATTTCTTTCCGATTTACATAATAATGAATTTGGTGAGAAAAACAGGAAATTGGTGGAGGAGGTAGACAGAATCCGTCCGGATGCCGTGTTGATTGGCGGAGATATGATGGTTACGAGAGGGGATGCCGATTTGCGGGTAATCCTGGAACTGGTGCGGGAACTGGCTGCGCGTTACCCTGTCTATTATGCCAATGGAAACCATGAGGAGCGGATGAGACGGGAGAGGACGGTCTACGGCGATCTCTACGACAGGTTCACAGGGGAGCTGGCCGAAGCAGGAGCCGTTTATCTCTCCGATCAAAGCGCGGACTTTGGTGAGGATATCCGTATCACCGGATGCAATATGGAGGAACAATATTACCGCCACCGTTTTACGATACCGGCACTTCCGGAAAAGGAACTGGAGCGCCATGCAGGGAAGGCGGATCCGGCCAGGTTCCAGATTCTTATGCTGCATTCCCCTCTGTTTTTTAAGAACTGCAGACAGTGGGGAGCCGATTTGACCCTGTCCGGCCATTTCCATGGGGGAACCATCCGCCTGCCGTTTCTGGGCGGCGTGATGACTCCGCAATACCAGTTCTTTCTGCCCTGGTGCGCCGGCCGCTTCGACAGCGGAGGAAAGACAATGTTAGTCAGCCGCGGGCTGGGGACCCATTCCATCAATATCAGGCTGAACGACAGGCCGCAGCTCATCCGGATTACCCTGAAACCGGAGGGGGTTGCCATGAAAAATCATCTTTGA
- a CDS encoding ABC transporter ATP-binding protein: MKSLMRYLKKYRTEAVMAPLFKMLEASFELFVPLVMAKIIDTGIRNADLPYILRMGGVLILLGVIGLACSLTAQYFAAKAAVGFGTALRKELFDHINHFSYTEIDTEGTATLITRMTSDVNQVQSGVNLTLRLFLRSPFIVFGAMIMAFTIDVKSAMIFVVTIPLLSIVVFGIMLITMPLYKKVQKQLDRVLQMTRENLTGVRVVRAFNRQKDETAAYYAESGLLFDFQIFVGKISALLNPITYVIINLAIVILIYVGATQVDAGAIPQGKLVALVNYMSQILVELIKLANLIITMTKAFACAGRINSVFDTKSSITEKENVTSAAAAGRKEAAGGQSGKNPAAVPMVSFDHVSFAYQGAKADSLSDIHFDAMKGETIGIIGGTGSGKSSVVNLIPRFYDATKGTVRVDGLDVKDYGLKELRGRIGVVPQRAVLFRGSIRDNMKWGKADATDEEIMEALDIAQAKDVVESKQGGLDANLLQGGKNLSGGQRQRLTIARALVRKPDILILDDSASALDFATDARLRKAIREKTDGMTVFIVSQRATTVKQADKILVLEEGSVAGIGKHQELFENCPVYREICLSQLSGEEVNQ, translated from the coding sequence ATGAAAAGCTTAATGAGATACCTTAAAAAATATCGGACCGAGGCGGTGATGGCGCCGCTTTTTAAGATGCTGGAGGCCAGTTTTGAGCTCTTTGTACCGCTCGTCATGGCAAAGATTATCGATACCGGTATCAGAAATGCGGATTTGCCTTATATACTCAGAATGGGAGGCGTTCTGATCCTTCTCGGAGTGATCGGCCTCGCATGTTCGCTGACCGCACAGTATTTTGCGGCAAAGGCAGCCGTGGGATTCGGAACTGCGCTTCGAAAAGAGCTGTTTGATCATATCAATCATTTTTCTTATACGGAGATCGACACGGAGGGGACGGCCACGCTGATTACGAGAATGACCAGCGACGTCAACCAGGTACAGTCGGGAGTCAACCTCACGCTGCGCCTGTTTCTGCGCTCGCCTTTTATCGTATTCGGCGCCATGATCATGGCGTTTACCATTGACGTCAAATCGGCAATGATTTTTGTGGTGACGATACCGCTGCTCTCCATCGTGGTGTTCGGAATCATGCTTATCACGATGCCTTTATATAAGAAAGTCCAGAAGCAGCTTGACCGCGTCCTTCAGATGACCAGGGAAAATCTGACCGGAGTCAGGGTGGTCAGGGCTTTTAACCGTCAGAAGGATGAGACGGCGGCCTACTATGCGGAGAGCGGCCTCTTATTTGACTTCCAGATTTTTGTAGGGAAGATTTCCGCCCTTTTAAACCCGATCACCTACGTGATCATCAACCTGGCTATTGTGATCCTGATCTATGTGGGGGCAACGCAGGTAGACGCGGGCGCAATCCCGCAGGGCAAGCTGGTGGCCCTGGTCAACTACATGTCTCAGATTCTGGTGGAGCTTATCAAGCTGGCCAATCTGATTATTACGATGACAAAGGCATTTGCCTGCGCGGGCAGGATTAACAGTGTTTTTGATACGAAGAGCAGCATTACGGAAAAGGAGAACGTAACTTCCGCCGCGGCGGCCGGAAGAAAAGAAGCGGCCGGAGGGCAGTCCGGCAAAAATCCGGCCGCGGTCCCGATGGTTTCGTTTGACCATGTGAGTTTTGCCTATCAGGGAGCCAAGGCGGATTCCCTCAGTGATATCCACTTTGACGCAATGAAGGGGGAGACGATCGGTATCATCGGAGGTACCGGTTCCGGTAAATCCTCCGTGGTGAACCTGATTCCCCGCTTTTATGATGCGACAAAGGGAACGGTGAGAGTTGACGGCCTGGATGTCAAAGATTATGGGCTGAAAGAGCTCAGAGGCCGGATCGGCGTCGTGCCTCAGAGGGCGGTTCTGTTCCGCGGCAGTATCCGGGACAACATGAAGTGGGGCAAGGCGGACGCGACGGATGAAGAGATTATGGAGGCGCTTGACATCGCCCAGGCAAAGGATGTGGTGGAAAGCAAACAGGGAGGCCTTGACGCCAACCTGCTCCAGGGAGGCAAGAACCTTTCCGGCGGACAGCGCCAGAGGCTGACCATCGCCAGGGCGCTGGTGAGAAAGCCGGATATCCTGATCCTGGACGACAGCGCTTCGGCGCTCGATTTTGCCACGGATGCGCGGCTGCGGAAGGCAATCCGGGAAAAGACGGACGGTATGACCGTATTTATCGTTTCCCAGCGGGCCACTACTGTGAAACAGGCCGATAAAATCCTGGTGTTAGAGGAAGGCTCGGTGGCCGGAATCGGAAAACATCAGGAGCTGTTTGAAAATTGTCCCGTATACAGGGAGATCTGCCTGTCCCAGCTTTCAGGTGAGGAGGTGAACCAGTAA
- a CDS encoding DUF523 domain-containing protein: MCRDIGREQREMRMETILVSACLLGEKCKYSGESNYCQDVVDFLKSTGAEIVPVCPEVLGGLPTPRTPAEIREDRVVTEDGRDVTGEYIKGAEETLKIAQEKNCRRAVLKDRSPSCGSGFIYDGNFAKKLIPGDGMTVRLLKEAGICVCGEGSLKKS; the protein is encoded by the coding sequence ATGTGCAGGGATATAGGAAGAGAGCAGCGGGAAATGAGAATGGAGACGATTCTGGTAAGCGCCTGTCTGCTGGGAGAAAAGTGCAAGTACAGTGGTGAGTCCAATTACTGCCAGGACGTAGTGGATTTTTTAAAGAGCACGGGAGCGGAAATCGTTCCCGTCTGCCCGGAGGTGCTGGGGGGACTTCCAACACCCCGCACGCCCGCCGAGATCAGGGAGGACAGGGTAGTCACGGAGGACGGCCGCGACGTGACCGGGGAATACATAAAAGGCGCCGAAGAGACGCTTAAAATTGCACAGGAAAAAAACTGCCGGAGGGCAGTCCTGAAAGACAGGAGCCCGTCCTGCGGCAGCGGTTTCATCTACGACGGGAACTTTGCAAAGAAATTAATCCCGGGTGACGGAATGACAGTCCGACTTTTGAAAGAAGCTGGGATCTGCGTATGCGGAGAAGGCAGCCTGAAAAAATCCTAA
- the nrdG gene encoding anaerobic ribonucleoside-triphosphate reductase activating protein yields MRYHNITKDDMLNGDGLRVVLWEAGCSHGCKGCHNPVTWDVEGGIPFDEAAWREIAEELGKQYISGITFSGGDPLHFKNREDTEALIRRVRAEFPDKTVWLYTGFTWEEIKELKFISLVDVLVDGRFVEELKDSTLKWKGSSNQRVIDVKKSLDADRPVLHAE; encoded by the coding sequence ATGCGTTATCACAATATTACAAAAGACGATATGCTCAACGGGGATGGCTTAAGGGTCGTTCTTTGGGAGGCAGGCTGCAGCCATGGCTGTAAGGGCTGCCACAACCCCGTAACCTGGGACGTGGAAGGGGGAATTCCCTTTGATGAGGCGGCATGGCGGGAGATAGCGGAGGAACTGGGCAAACAATATATTTCCGGCATCACATTCAGCGGCGGCGATCCGCTTCACTTTAAGAACAGGGAGGACACCGAAGCGCTGATCAGGAGGGTCAGGGCGGAATTTCCGGATAAAACCGTGTGGCTGTATACGGGATTTACCTGGGAGGAGATCAAAGAGCTGAAGTTTATCAGCCTGGTTGACGTCCTGGTGGACGGCCGGTTTGTGGAGGAGCTTAAGGACAGCACGCTGAAGTGGAAGGGCAGTTCCAACCAGCGGGTGATCGATGTGAAAAAGAGCCTGGACGCGGACAGGCCGGTTCTCCATGCTGAATAA
- a CDS encoding rubrerythrin family protein, which yields MDSVLKTSATAKNLMRAFAGESQARNRYTFAASVAKKEGLPVIEKVFLYTAEQEKEHAEVFYKFLKEMTGETIHIDGGYPVDMYEKTVDLLRAAEHNEFEEFDVVYKDFGDVALEEGFDRIGHVFHMIADIEKTHGDRFGIFANLLESSRLFASEEDTEWICLNCGYIFEGKIAPKYCPVCEHEQGYFIRLEQAPYANLRENC from the coding sequence ATGGACAGTGTTTTGAAAACAAGCGCTACTGCTAAAAATCTGATGCGTGCTTTTGCCGGTGAAAGCCAGGCGAGAAACCGCTATACGTTTGCCGCTTCAGTGGCTAAGAAGGAAGGACTTCCTGTCATTGAGAAGGTCTTTTTATATACGGCCGAGCAGGAGAAGGAGCATGCGGAGGTATTCTATAAGTTTTTAAAGGAAATGACGGGAGAGACCATCCATATTGACGGAGGTTATCCGGTTGATATGTATGAGAAGACCGTGGATCTTTTAAGAGCGGCGGAACACAATGAATTTGAAGAGTTCGACGTGGTATATAAAGACTTCGGCGATGTGGCCCTGGAAGAGGGATTTGACCGTATCGGCCATGTATTCCATATGATCGCGGATATCGAGAAAACCCATGGGGACCGTTTCGGTATTTTCGCCAATCTGCTTGAAAGCAGCAGGCTCTTTGCTTCCGAGGAAGACACGGAGTGGATCTGCCTGAACTGCGGCTATATTTTCGAAGGGAAAATTGCGCCCAAGTACTGCCCGGTTTGTGAACATGAGCAGGGATATTTTATACGCCTTGAGCAGGCTCCTTACGCCAACCTGCGTGAGAACTGCTAA
- a CDS encoding ABC transporter ATP-binding protein: MPKQEKKVKTLKQKTTMKRVLQDIGHYKWMVLLSLILAGITVALTLYIPILIGKAVDLVIGSGEVNFPGLFAILKTMAAAILITALAQWLMNVINNHITYRVVKDMRIRAFEKIQELPLKYVDSHQYGEVLSRVITDIDQFSDGLLMGFTQLFSGLLTIAGTLAFMFYINPLIAAIVVVLTPVSLFVASFIAKKTFYMFRAQSEARGEITSLINEILDNEKVVQAFSYEEEASRRFAVINDKLADCSLKATFFSSITNPATRFVNGIVYASVGVAGAYAAIRGVLTVGQLTSFLNYANQYTKPFNEITGVATEFQNALASAARVFELIDEEPLAPDKEDAKNPEHVEGKVAIDHVSFSYNPEISLIEDLNLTVNPGQRIAIVGPTGCGKSTVINLLMRFYDVEQGAIRVDGTDIRDMTRESLRAGYGMVLQETWLKSASIRDNISYGKPDATEEEIREAAVKAHAHGFIMRMPAGYDTVISEDGGNLSQGQKQLLCIARVMLCLPPMLILDEATSSIDTRTEIMIQEAFARMMEGRTSFIVAHRLSTIREADIILVMRDGRIIEQGNHEELLEQKGFYFELYNSQFAVL; encoded by the coding sequence ATGCCCAAGCAGGAGAAGAAAGTAAAAACATTGAAACAAAAGACAACAATGAAGCGCGTGCTCCAGGATATCGGGCATTACAAATGGATGGTTCTTCTGTCCCTGATTCTGGCAGGAATCACGGTGGCGCTGACCCTCTATATCCCGATCCTGATCGGAAAAGCCGTGGATCTTGTAATCGGCAGCGGGGAGGTCAATTTCCCGGGACTGTTCGCCATACTGAAGACAATGGCGGCCGCAATTCTCATCACCGCCCTTGCACAGTGGCTTATGAACGTCATTAACAACCATATCACATACCGTGTTGTAAAGGATATGAGGATACGTGCATTTGAAAAGATACAGGAACTGCCGCTGAAATATGTGGACAGCCACCAGTACGGCGAAGTTCTCAGCCGTGTCATCACGGACATAGACCAGTTTTCCGACGGCTTACTGATGGGATTCACCCAGCTCTTCAGCGGACTGCTCACCATAGCGGGAACCCTGGCGTTCATGTTTTATATCAACCCGCTTATTGCGGCGATCGTTGTGGTGCTGACGCCGGTTTCCCTGTTTGTGGCCAGTTTTATCGCGAAAAAGACCTTCTATATGTTCAGGGCCCAGTCGGAGGCCAGAGGGGAGATTACATCCCTGATTAATGAGATTCTGGACAATGAAAAGGTGGTCCAGGCATTCAGCTACGAGGAGGAGGCGTCCAGGCGTTTTGCCGTGATCAACGACAAACTGGCGGACTGCAGCCTGAAGGCCACGTTCTTTTCCTCCATCACCAACCCGGCGACGCGGTTTGTCAACGGCATTGTCTATGCCAGCGTCGGGGTGGCCGGAGCCTATGCGGCAATCCGGGGAGTGCTGACCGTGGGACAGCTTACTTCATTTTTAAATTATGCAAACCAGTATACAAAGCCGTTTAATGAGATCACGGGCGTGGCTACGGAATTCCAGAATGCCCTCGCCTCAGCGGCCCGTGTTTTCGAGCTGATCGACGAGGAGCCGCTGGCTCCGGACAAAGAAGACGCGAAGAATCCGGAGCATGTGGAGGGAAAGGTCGCCATCGACCATGTTTCCTTCTCCTACAATCCCGAGATCAGCCTGATTGAGGATTTAAACCTGACTGTAAATCCGGGCCAGAGGATAGCGATTGTGGGCCCGACCGGCTGCGGCAAGAGTACGGTAATCAATCTTCTGATGCGCTTCTATGACGTGGAACAGGGGGCCATCCGCGTGGACGGTACCGATATCCGGGATATGACACGGGAGAGTTTGCGGGCCGGTTACGGCATGGTGCTTCAGGAGACGTGGCTAAAATCCGCCTCCATCCGCGACAACATCTCCTACGGGAAACCGGATGCCACGGAGGAGGAGATACGGGAGGCGGCCGTGAAAGCCCATGCCCACGGCTTTATCATGCGTATGCCTGCGGGCTATGATACGGTCATCTCCGAGGACGGCGGCAATCTGTCCCAGGGACAGAAACAGCTTCTCTGCATCGCCCGTGTCATGCTCTGCCTGCCTCCGATGCTGATTCTCGACGAGGCGACCTCCTCGATTGATACGAGGACGGAGATTATGATTCAGGAGGCATTTGCAAGAATGATGGAGGGCAGGACAAGCTTTATTGTGGCCCACCGCCTTTCCACGATCCGGGAGGCCGACATCATTCTGGTTATGAGAGACGGCCGGATTATCGAGCAGGGCAATCACGAAGAACTGCTTGAGCAGAAGGGATTTTACTTTGAACTCTATAACAGTCAGTTTGCAGTCTTATGA
- the nrdD gene encoding anaerobic ribonucleoside-triphosphate reductase has protein sequence MKNSEIKVIKKDGTREDFNVQKVVVAVNKSAERAMVHFTQEEIAFICRFVQDKVEKLDENRIPISQMHNLVEGALERVNPAVAKSYRDYRNYKQDFVQMLDDVYKKSQSIMYIGDKENSNTDSALVSTKRSLIFNELNKSLYQKFFMTVEELQACRDGYLYIHDMSARRDTMNCCLFDVKSVLSGGFEMGNLWYNEPKTLDVAFDVIGDIVLSAASQQYGGFTVPSVEEILAPYAEKSYAKYLEKYMLLGLDKEKAEEVAFSDIKRDMEQGFQGWEYKFNSVSSSRGDYPFITMTAGTGKSRFAKLATITMLEVRKKGEGKEGCKKPVLFPKIVFLYDEKLHGPGCELEDVFEAGIRCSARTMYPDWLSLTGEGYIAGMYKKYGKIISPMGCRAFLSPWYERGGMNPADEKDEPVFVGRFNIGVVSLHLPMILARARQESRDFYEVLDYYLDLIRKIHIRTYAYLGEMRASTNPLAYCEGGFYGGHLGLHDKIKPLLRTATASFGITAFNELQQLYNGKSLVEDGRFALEVLEHINGKVEEFKKEDGNLYAIYATPAENLCGLQVKQFRKKYGIIENVSDREYVSNGFHCHVTEEISPIRKQDLEYRFWELSNGGKIQYVKYPIDYNLEAVRTLVRRAMEMGLYEGVNLSLSYCDDCGHQELDMDVCPACGSSNLTKIDRMNGYLSYSRVKGDTRLNEAKMAEIAERKSM, from the coding sequence ATGAAAAATTCGGAGATAAAAGTGATTAAAAAGGATGGGACAAGAGAAGATTTTAATGTCCAGAAGGTCGTGGTGGCCGTCAATAAATCGGCGGAGCGCGCCATGGTTCACTTCACGCAGGAGGAAATTGCGTTCATCTGCCGTTTTGTTCAGGATAAGGTGGAGAAACTGGATGAGAACCGGATCCCGATTTCCCAGATGCATAACCTGGTGGAGGGAGCGCTGGAGCGGGTGAATCCGGCGGTGGCCAAGAGCTACCGCGATTACCGCAATTACAAACAGGATTTCGTGCAGATGCTGGATGACGTATATAAGAAAAGCCAATCCATCATGTATATCGGAGATAAGGAAAACAGCAACACTGACAGCGCCCTGGTGTCCACCAAGCGGAGCCTGATTTTTAATGAGCTGAATAAATCGCTTTACCAGAAATTCTTTATGACGGTGGAGGAGCTTCAGGCCTGCCGCGACGGATATCTCTATATCCACGACATGTCGGCCCGCCGCGATACGATGAACTGCTGTCTGTTCGATGTAAAGAGCGTCCTGTCGGGCGGTTTTGAGATGGGAAATCTCTGGTACAATGAGCCGAAGACCCTGGATGTGGCCTTCGACGTCATCGGGGACATCGTGCTCAGCGCGGCCAGCCAGCAGTACGGAGGATTTACCGTTCCGAGCGTGGAGGAAATCCTGGCTCCCTATGCGGAAAAATCCTATGCAAAATACCTGGAGAAATATATGCTTCTGGGACTTGATAAAGAAAAGGCGGAGGAAGTGGCCTTTTCCGATATCAAGCGTGACATGGAACAGGGATTCCAGGGCTGGGAATACAAATTTAATTCCGTCTCCTCCAGCCGCGGGGACTATCCTTTCATTACAATGACGGCAGGCACGGGGAAAAGCCGTTTTGCAAAGCTGGCGACCATCACAATGCTGGAAGTGAGGAAAAAGGGAGAGGGGAAGGAAGGCTGCAAGAAGCCGGTCCTGTTCCCGAAAATCGTTTTCCTCTATGATGAAAAGCTCCATGGGCCGGGCTGCGAGCTGGAAGATGTGTTTGAAGCGGGAATCAGATGTTCCGCCAGGACGATGTATCCGGACTGGCTTTCACTGACCGGCGAGGGATATATTGCCGGAATGTATAAAAAGTATGGAAAGATCATTTCCCCGATGGGTTGCCGCGCATTCTTATCTCCCTGGTATGAGAGGGGCGGCATGAATCCGGCCGACGAAAAGGACGAGCCGGTCTTTGTGGGCCGTTTTAATATCGGCGTAGTCAGCCTCCACCTTCCGATGATTCTCGCCAGGGCAAGGCAGGAGAGCCGGGATTTCTATGAAGTGCTGGACTATTATCTGGACCTGATCCGGAAGATTCATATCCGTACCTATGCATACCTGGGAGAGATGCGCGCGTCCACCAATCCCCTGGCCTACTGTGAGGGCGGATTTTATGGCGGCCATCTGGGGCTTCACGATAAGATTAAGCCGCTGCTCAGGACGGCGACGGCATCCTTTGGAATTACCGCATTTAACGAGCTTCAGCAGCTCTACAACGGAAAATCCCTGGTGGAGGACGGCCGGTTTGCCCTTGAAGTCCTTGAGCATATCAACGGAAAGGTGGAAGAGTTCAAGAAAGAAGACGGGAACCTTTACGCCATCTACGCGACGCCGGCGGAGAACCTCTGCGGCCTCCAGGTGAAACAGTTCCGCAAGAAATACGGAATTATCGAGAATGTATCCGACCGCGAATACGTCAGCAATGGTTTCCACTGCCACGTGACGGAGGAGATTTCCCCGATCCGGAAGCAGGATCTGGAATACAGGTTCTGGGAGCTGTCCAATGGAGGCAAGATCCAGTATGTGAAATACCCCATCGACTATAACCTGGAAGCCGTCAGAACCCTGGTACGGCGGGCCATGGAGATGGGACTTTACGAGGGTGTGAACCTGTCCCTTTCCTATTGTGACGACTGCGGCCACCAGGAGCTCGACATGGACGTCTGCCCGGCCTGCGGCAGCAGCAACCTGACGAAGATAGACAGGATGAACGGGTACTTAAGCTATTCCCGTGTCAAGGGCGATACACGGTTAAACGAGGCAAAAATGGCCGAGATAGCCGAGAGAAAGTCCATGTAA
- a CDS encoding segregation/condensation protein A — MGISYKLENFEGPLDLLLHLIEKNKVSIYDIPIVLITQQYLDYVSQMEKTDLDIVSEFLVMAATLIDIKSRMLLPAQEEEEEDEEDPRAELVRRLLEYKTYKYMAQELEEREQDAERLLFKDPTIPKEVLKYEPPVDLDSLLDGLTLAKLQSIFDSVMKRKEDKIDPVRSNFGTIRKEPVSLEQKIGSVMQYARKHRTFSFRQILEKQTGRLEVVVTFLAVLELMKMGKICLTQEALFDDMYIETLEPEGETGELDLEGLEDFEEQE, encoded by the coding sequence ATGGGAATTTCCTATAAGCTTGAGAATTTTGAAGGTCCGCTGGATCTTCTCCTCCATTTAATAGAAAAGAATAAAGTCAGCATCTATGATATCCCGATCGTGCTGATCACGCAGCAGTATCTGGATTACGTCAGCCAGATGGAAAAGACGGATTTGGACATTGTCAGCGAATTCCTCGTGATGGCGGCTACCCTGATCGATATCAAGTCGAGGATGCTTCTGCCTGCCCAGGAAGAGGAGGAAGAGGACGAGGAGGATCCGAGAGCTGAGCTGGTACGCCGGCTGTTGGAGTATAAGACATATAAATACATGGCCCAGGAGCTGGAGGAGCGGGAGCAGGACGCGGAGCGTCTTCTGTTTAAGGATCCGACGATCCCGAAGGAGGTTTTGAAGTATGAGCCGCCCGTGGATTTAGACAGCCTGCTGGACGGGCTGACGCTGGCCAAACTTCAGAGCATTTTTGACTCGGTGATGAAGCGCAAGGAGGACAAGATCGATCCGGTGAGAAGTAACTTCGGCACAATCCGCAAGGAGCCGGTGAGCCTGGAACAGAAAATCGGTTCGGTCATGCAGTATGCGAGAAAACACAGAACATTCAGCTTCCGCCAGATTCTTGAGAAGCAGACGGGCCGCCTGGAAGTGGTAGTTACGTTCCTGGCTGTGCTGGAACTGATGAAGATGGGGAAAATATGCCTGACCCAGGAAGCACTATTTGACGATATGTACATAGAAACCCTGGAACCGGAAGGAGAGACGGGAGAGCTCGATCTGGAAGGTCTGGAGGACTTTGAAGAACAGGAATGA